A stretch of DNA from Streptomyces xanthii:
CGCCCCCCGGCAGACGAGGCACACGTTGTCGCCGCGGCAGTCCGGGCAACCGGAGCGGTAGCCGGTGTAGGAGCCGCTGCGCAGGAAGACGATGCGGCCCTCGCAGGTGGGGCACCAGCCGAGCCCGTCGCACTCGGGGCACAGTTCGTACCCCGGGCCCACGGTCTCCGCGGTGACGACGGGTTCCGGGCTCTCCCACGCGTACAGCCGGGTCACCGGGGTGCGGCCGTAGAACTCCACGGCCCGGGCCGAGAGCCGGAACTGGACCTCGAACCCGTCCCGGGTGCCATAGACGATCGCCTCGTACCGCTTCCGGACGCTCTCGGGCTCCCCCTCCCCGGTGCCGGTCGTCCACCCGGCGGCCGCGAGGACGGCGGCGGCCCGTTCCCGCAGCTCCGCGACGGAGCCGGCGACGGCGGGGCGGGGAAGGCGCCCCGACAGGACCTGGTAGCGGCCGTCCGGGGTCCAGGGATCGGCGGTCCACAGCTCGTCGAACCCGCTGAAGCTCGGCGCGGGACCGGGGACCAGCCCGGCCGCGAACCGCTCCAGATGCCGGGCCAACTCCTCCACCGAGCGCCGCAGTTCCTGCCGCGCCCCGGCGATCTCCCGCTCCGGCATCCGTCCCGCCCTCCCTGTACGTCGTCTGCACTCCGACGCGATTCTGCCCCGGACAGCGCAGGGGGTTAAGGTGACAGACGCTGTAGTTGCATTCTGAACTTATTTTTCCGCTCCGCGCACCTGCCCTGGAGGCGCCGTGCCTCACGTCACCGTCGACTACTCGCCCGGGCTCGCCGGCACCTTCGACCGGCACGCCTTCGCCGCCGCGCTGCACACGCTGGTGGTGGAGGCCGCGGGCTCCCAGGGGACGTGCAAGGTCTTCTTCCGCGCGGCCACGGAGACGTACGTGATGGGGAGCGAGGACGAGGGCACTCCGGTCGCGCACGTGGAGGTGGCGCTGCTGCCCGGCCGCAGCGAGGGGACGCTCGCGCGGCTGTCGGCGAAGGTGCTGGAACTGCTGCGCACCCATCTGGGGCCAGGGGCGGGCGGGGACGGGATCGGCTGCGGAGTCGTGTGCTCGGTGGAGGTCAGGCCGCTCGCCGCGTACAGCCTGTATCCGACCCGGCTGACGGCGCGGGCCGGGGCGGCGCTCAGGTCGTGGACCCGCAGCGGCCGCAGGTCCCGAGCCAGCGGCGCAGCGCGTGGTGCACGCTGTCGGGCAGGGCGCTGAGCCGTTCGATCGCCTCGGTGTCGCCGGGCGAGGGGGCGACGCCCGCCGCGGTGAGCAGGGCGTGCAGGTCGAGGCGGCGCAGGTCGCGCGGGTCGACGTGGCAGGGCAGCCGGTCGGCCGGGTTCGGCGGGGGCAGCAGCCAGTCGCCGGCCGTCGGGGCGTCGTACGTCAGCAGGTCGTCGGGGTGCGTCGTGATCGTCTGCATGCCGCTCTCCTCGGTGGGGTGAGCCGTTCCTGTCCCTTGCCGAGAGGCGCTCGGGGCGCCGCGCGGTTGCGGCGCCGTCCGAGGTTCACACGATGGACGCAATCCACGGATAGTCGGACGACTCGGGCGGCGCCGGGGCCGGTGCTCCCGCTCAGGGCAGGATCAACAGGGCGTCTCCCACCGGGCGTTCACCGGTCGCGTCGGACGGTGCGTTGATCACGGCGTCGTCCACGACCATGGTGGTCGAGCCGCCTCCGTCGAGGTTCATGGCATCGCGCAGGCCGAGGCTTCGCGCCACGGCCGCGCTCTCGGGGATCGACAGTCCGAGCGCGTCGGTCGACCGGCCGTCGGCGGTGACGAGGACGGTGCGTCCCGCGGCGTCGATCCCGGCGAGGGTGCGCGGGTTCCGCTTGTGGACCCATCCGTAGTAGAAGCTCGGACTGCCGGGCTGGACCATGCCGTCGGCGGCGGGGGTGACGTGCGGGCGTCCGTCCCGCACGAGTTCGGGTCCACCGTTGAGCACGCTCGTGCCCGGGGTGGGCGTGACCTTCCGGCCGCCCTCGTCGCGCAGGTCGCCGCGCACGTCGAGGCGCCGCCCCACTGTCGCCAGTTCTTCCAGGTCGTCCACAAGGTCTCCGGTCGCCTGGACCGAGCTGCCGCCGGCCGGGAGGGGACCGCCGCGCGGCGTCCGCACCTCGACGACCTTTCCCGTCGCGTCGAGGACCGCCTCGGCTCCGTCGCCCGCGGGGGTGCGGGCGCCGAACTCGGTGGTGAACGCGATCAGTTCGTCCGGGTCGGCGCAGGTGACGTCGTGCAGTGGGAGCGCGGTGGGAGTGTCGTCGGCGGTGCCGCCGCAGTTGCGGATCAGACCGGGGACCCGGTCGACGCCGTCGAGCGGGAGCGAACCGTGCGGGCCGGCCACCCGGCCCTGCCAGGACAGGCGGCTGATCTCGCCCCGCCGGGCGTCCTCGCGGAACACGAACCCGGGCCGTCCGCGCACCGGTTCGCTCAGCAGGCGTCCGTCGTAGACGCCGACGCCGGCGGGGTCGCCGGGTGCGCCCGCGCGCGGGTCCAGCACGAAGAAGCCCGCGTTCACGGCCGCGGTGGCGCCGGCGTCGGCGGCCAGTCGGCTGGTCGTCTCCCGCTGCTCCAGGTCGGGTCCGTACGAGGCTTTCAACGTGCCCCGGAAACGGTGCGGGTCGATGGTGAGGACGTCGACGCGCCAGGGCCCCCGGTCGCCCGCGTCCCCGTCCCAGCCGGTGTAGACGGCGGAGCCCGCGTACCCGGCGGCCCGCAGGCGGGTGCGTACGGCGTCGGCGTCGGTCCGGGCGTCGAAGGTCCCGACGCGGACCC
This window harbors:
- a CDS encoding 5-carboxymethyl-2-hydroxymuconate Delta-isomerase — its product is MPHVTVDYSPGLAGTFDRHAFAAALHTLVVEAAGSQGTCKVFFRAATETYVMGSEDEGTPVAHVEVALLPGRSEGTLARLSAKVLELLRTHLGPGAGGDGIGCGVVCSVEVRPLAAYSLYPTRLTARAGAALRSWTRSGRRSRASGAARGARCRAGR
- a CDS encoding phosphodiester glycosidase family protein, with translation MNRRLLGACTVMSALAVVGGLVAPAASAPRADGERGLPLGAPGLTETRTTRTLQPGVTLTRIVRGADAPALPWTVEVSIPGGPGSPDPDAPPSALNDRASADRLVEALRADGFEARTEQVVTEAVADYAGGSLGWRVRVGTFDARTDADAVRTRLRAAGYAGSAVYTGWDGDAGDRGPWRVDVLTIDPHRFRGTLKASYGPDLEQRETTSRLAADAGATAAVNAGFFVLDPRAGAPGDPAGVGVYDGRLLSEPVRGRPGFVFREDARRGEISRLSWQGRVAGPHGSLPLDGVDRVPGLIRNCGGTADDTPTALPLHDVTCADPDELIAFTTEFGARTPAGDGAEAVLDATGKVVEVRTPRGGPLPAGGSSVQATGDLVDDLEELATVGRRLDVRGDLRDEGGRKVTPTPGTSVLNGGPELVRDGRPHVTPAADGMVQPGSPSFYYGWVHKRNPRTLAGIDAAGRTVLVTADGRSTDALGLSIPESAAVARSLGLRDAMNLDGGGSTTMVVDDAVINAPSDATGERPVGDALLILP